From the Streptomyces sp. NBC_01216 genome, the window CTCGGCGGAGACCGCGCCCTCGCAGTGCCCGCATGTCATGCCCGAGACCTCGTAGACGGTGGTGACGCCGTCGGCCCGGCCGTCCGTGGTGCCGTCCTGGGGTGAGCCGGTCGACGCGCAGCAGCTGCCGGTGACCTGGGGGAGTTCGGTCTTCGTCTCGGCGGTCATGA encodes:
- a CDS encoding heavy-metal-associated domain-containing protein, whose product is MTAETKTELPQVTGSCCASTGSPQDGTTDGRADGVTTVYEVSGMTCGHCEGAVSAELSELAGVSSVTAVAATGRVTVVSAAPIDDEAVRAAVDEAGYELAGRV